One Verrucomicrobiaceae bacterium genomic window carries:
- a CDS encoding SLBB domain-containing protein, giving the protein MSKNLSALSFRKGIEKNVFERMVDAAEKHGTAEKHDLVRQMGQDHLFGDAITLGAVSFYDFMKKENEGKKVFVCNGSACLCAGTQEKLHHTLEGHFAKEEIGHICCLGRCHEGAALQYGGKNYSGQSDAALSELFKTGQGDSEDRYAVVSHHQPAILTAKFEGIEDYYAPFKKLITEGNRDALAAELKDSGLRGRGGAGFPLSIKWAGCRAAEGAVKYVVCNADEGDPGAYIDKYLMEKQPHSVLLGMMVAGWFAGAETGVLYIRAEYPDSVTIVNQAIADLHAAGLLGQNILGTGFNFVLKTIKGAGAYICGEETALLASIEGLRPEVRTRPPFPVNEGLYRKPTIVNNVETFANLRAILTLGGKGYTQIGTPQSTGPKLLSLDSHFVKPGIYEVAMGTPLQTVIDLAGGFKTKVKAIQIGGPLGGIVPMSHIAQLTVDFESFRKAGFLLGHAGVVSIPDSLPMIEYIQHLFQFTADESCGKCFPCRLGSTRGKELIAKARGDSSYKIDRELITDLLDTMEQTSLCALGGGVPLPIKNAIQHFEAELKPYFQS; this is encoded by the coding sequence ATGTCCAAAAACCTCAGCGCCCTCTCCTTCCGCAAAGGCATCGAAAAAAACGTCTTCGAACGTATGGTCGATGCTGCCGAAAAACACGGCACCGCCGAAAAACACGACCTCGTCCGCCAGATGGGGCAGGATCACCTCTTTGGCGATGCCATCACGCTCGGCGCGGTGTCCTTCTACGACTTCATGAAGAAGGAAAATGAGGGCAAGAAGGTCTTCGTCTGCAACGGCAGCGCCTGCTTGTGCGCGGGGACGCAGGAAAAGCTCCACCACACGCTGGAGGGCCATTTTGCCAAGGAGGAGATCGGCCACATCTGCTGCCTCGGCCGCTGCCATGAGGGCGCGGCGCTGCAATACGGCGGGAAGAACTACTCCGGCCAGTCCGACGCCGCTTTGAGCGAACTTTTCAAAACAGGGCAGGGGGACTCGGAGGACCGCTACGCCGTCGTCTCGCACCACCAGCCCGCGATCTTGACCGCAAAATTTGAAGGCATCGAAGACTACTACGCTCCCTTTAAGAAGCTGATCACCGAAGGCAATCGCGACGCCCTGGCCGCCGAATTGAAGGACAGCGGCCTGCGTGGACGCGGTGGCGCGGGTTTCCCGCTTTCCATCAAATGGGCTGGCTGCCGTGCTGCTGAGGGCGCAGTGAAATACGTCGTCTGCAATGCCGACGAAGGCGATCCCGGTGCCTACATTGACAAATACCTCATGGAAAAGCAGCCGCACAGCGTCCTGCTCGGTATGATGGTCGCCGGATGGTTCGCCGGTGCCGAGACCGGCGTGCTCTACATCCGCGCCGAATACCCCGACAGCGTCACCATCGTGAATCAAGCCATCGCGGATCTGCATGCTGCGGGGTTGCTCGGTCAGAACATCCTCGGCACGGGCTTCAACTTCGTGCTGAAGACCATCAAAGGCGCCGGAGCCTACATCTGCGGTGAGGAAACCGCCCTGCTCGCCAGCATCGAAGGCCTGCGCCCCGAGGTCCGCACGCGCCCGCCTTTCCCGGTGAACGAGGGCCTCTACCGCAAGCCCACCATCGTCAACAACGTCGAAACTTTCGCCAACCTCCGTGCCATCCTCACGCTCGGTGGCAAAGGCTACACTCAAATCGGCACGCCGCAGTCCACCGGCCCGAAACTCCTCTCGCTCGACAGCCATTTCGTGAAGCCCGGCATCTACGAGGTCGCCATGGGCACCCCGCTGCAAACCGTCATCGACCTCGCCGGTGGCTTCAAAACCAAGGTGAAAGCCATCCAGATCGGCGGCCCGCTCGGCGGCATCGTCCCCATGAGCCACATCGCCCAGCTCACCGTCGATTTCGAGAGCTTCAGGAAAGCCGGCTTCCTCCTCGGCCACGCCGGTGTCGTCAGCATCCCCGATAGCCTGCCGATGATCGAGTACATCCAGCACCTCTTCCAATTCACCGCCGACGAGAGCTGCGGCAAATGCTTCCCCTGCCGCCTCGGCAGCACCCGTGGCAAAGAGTTGATCGCCAAAGCCCGTGGCGACAGCAGCTACAAGATCGACCGCGAACTCATCACCGACCTGCTCGACACGATGGAGCAGACGTCGCTCTGTGCGCTGGGCGGTGGCGTGCCGCTACCGATCAAGAATGCCATCCAGCATTTCGAGGCGGAGCTGAAGCCTTACTTTCAGAGCTGA
- a CDS encoding nucleotidyltransferase domain-containing protein translates to MVAATDSTVIAASLREKAEPVIAEATRRLVEEFHPAQVWLFGSYAWGEPTEDSDLDLVVVIPSSQERNLERVRQANRTLRGLGLPKDVMVHTRSEFETYQDVVSSLTYKIMHEGRLLYG, encoded by the coding sequence ATGGTCGCCGCCACTGACAGCACCGTCATCGCTGCCTCGCTCCGCGAGAAGGCGGAGCCTGTCATCGCAGAGGCCACGCGTCGGCTGGTGGAGGAGTTTCATCCTGCACAAGTCTGGCTCTTTGGCTCCTACGCCTGGGGGGAGCCGACGGAGGACAGTGATCTGGATTTGGTGGTGGTGATTCCATCCAGCCAGGAGCGTAACTTGGAGAGAGTGCGCCAAGCAAATCGTACGCTGCGTGGACTCGGCTTGCCAAAGGATGTGATGGTGCACACTCGTTCTGAGTTCGAAACATACCAGGACGTGGTATCCTCCCTGACCTACAAAATCATGCATGAGGGGAGGCTGCTCTATGGATAA
- a CDS encoding choice-of-anchor D domain-containing protein produces MATPRDGGWTWGLELKSYGRGTRQAQVSGKPTVKAEGQRLSYQWDADVQEWWVNDPRGLEHGYVIHSRPEGDPAEELTFLLGTRGSLRPKVSADAKGVEFCDAAGTTVLNYTGLKVWDADGKVLTSRFEAAGEKSVRLLVEERGARYPLTIDPIAQQAYLKPAAVGSTQAGDRFGYSVAVAGDTVVVGAWGEDSSTMGVQAGAGTPNENAADAGAAYIFVRSAGVWTQQAYLKPAAVGTTQAFDKFGYSVAVAGDTVVVGAWGEDSSTTGVNSTHDESAGGAGAAYIFVRSAGVWTQQAYLKPAAVGTTQAGDLFGSSVAVAGDTVVVGAWGEDSSTTGVQAGAGTANESAANAGAAYIFVRSAGVWTQQAYLKPAAVGTTQAVDQFGRSVAVVGDTVVVGASGEDSSTLGVQAGAGTPNESAGSSGAAYVFVRSAGVWTQQAYLKPAAVGTTQVNDNFGSSVAVAGDTVVVGAPTEYSSTTGAQAGAGTPNESASAAGAAYVFVRSAGVWTQQAYLKPAAVGTTQAGDQFGTSVAVAGDTVVVGANREDSSIMGVQAGAGTPNESASAAGAAYVFVRSAGVWTQQAYLKPAAVGTTQADDNFGSAVAVAGDTVVVGAIEEDSSTTGAQAGAGTPNDILGAISDSGAAYIFTGFAPMPEIAVEQPLNTNIADGGSKSFGTVVVGANTSLTFTIKNVGTTNLIGLAITKDGADASQFTVTSFPAATVSGPSGSTTFTVKFAPTSAGTKTAALHIANNDSDENPFDITLTGSGYYPGLPTAGLLITGPTICAADSSVQFQAWAQSGASSVDVTSLATWSATGAALSYDGLGKVVVYGNRLTAGAFVPNGEKILVTASYTGSSGRITSAPHEVVTGDGNTLGVTLVNVKGLYQRPEAGGYVWRVNASSSVAAATGVTYQWYLDDVLQTGSASSFDKEVPGRGGSVKLKLVVTDSLNRTGTVTRLVTLQVPALNEPGQKYPASQPAGATFVNSQGQLFQFDATRIPHGLIVLTHGLTDNPNAPWIRELANAIASRLHDEGKPVPNIVIFGWEYGANPFLKDLGSTDTSLVAQALKTNATILAGLPGVGEFIYNLKAIKPDAKGYGITLANWVKAESAPGVDHIDVTKPIHFIGHSAGGFVTSDAANLLKRWNVATVSQVTMLDTPIPDRAVFTSLMNPTVMERYVSTLAGAAAPDLGELPAILSSRLALLIDPNAITQTSNSLPQGTYYRRYVLSNFYSDPIAGANVFSVAAHNYSREWYINSAYGVTAEGGGFALSPFMTVQAPAPANQAFAMMSEAADTPLTSAALDGFSTFGSVTGSGSPYIVTEDTNAGIQQTLTLPVGADALQFRYQFTTAGDGDFIAVYFGDNPPLFIGPDVVAARTAPLEVNVPLQGYEGQTGTLVIKLVSQGLTNAVAQIDQITLSTTDDPDHDGMTITQEQTLGTDFLLYDTDSDGIGDWEEVNTTLTNPLLADSDADGMSDAQEIIAGTGGMDAASVFRATGTARDINGAMTVTWAAKVRKTYRVQRSDTPAFINYTVVGSSISGVEPTTSFTDSTVPGDIPRAFYRVEVE; encoded by the coding sequence TTGGCCACGCCGAGAGATGGAGGCTGGACCTGGGGACTGGAGCTGAAAAGCTACGGTCGTGGCACCCGGCAGGCCCAGGTCTCCGGCAAGCCCACCGTGAAGGCCGAGGGCCAGCGCCTGAGCTACCAGTGGGATGCCGACGTGCAGGAGTGGTGGGTCAATGACCCGCGCGGCTTGGAGCATGGCTACGTGATCCACTCCCGCCCGGAGGGAGATCCCGCCGAGGAACTGACCTTCCTGCTGGGCACCCGCGGCAGCCTGCGCCCGAAAGTCAGCGCTGATGCCAAGGGCGTTGAGTTCTGCGATGCCGCAGGCACCACCGTGCTGAACTACACCGGCCTGAAGGTCTGGGATGCGGACGGCAAAGTGCTCACCTCCCGTTTTGAGGCTGCGGGGGAGAAAAGCGTACGATTGCTCGTCGAGGAGCGCGGCGCGCGCTACCCGCTTACCATTGACCCCATCGCCCAGCAGGCGTATCTAAAGCCCGCCGCCGTCGGCAGCACACAAGCGGGGGACCGGTTCGGCTACTCGGTGGCCGTCGCGGGCGACACGGTGGTCGTCGGGGCATGGGGAGAGGACAGCAGCACGATGGGGGTGCAAGCCGGAGCGGGCACGCCCAATGAGAACGCCGCCGATGCCGGAGCGGCCTATATCTTCGTGCGCAGCGCTGGGGTGTGGACGCAGCAGGCGTACCTGAAACCCGCTGCCGTCGGCACCACGCAGGCGTTTGACAAATTCGGCTACTCGGTGGCCGTCGCGGGCGACACGGTGGTCGTCGGGGCATGGGGAGAGGACAGCAGCACGACGGGGGTGAACAGCACGCACGATGAGAGCGCCGGCGGTGCCGGAGCGGCCTATATCTTCGTGCGCAGCGCCGGGGTATGGACGCAGCAGGCCTATCTGAAGCCCGCCGCCGTCGGCACCACGCAGGCGGGGGACCTGTTTGGTAGCTCGGTGGCCGTCGCGGGCGACACGGTGGTCGTCGGGGCATGGGGAGAGGACAGTAGCACGACGGGGGTGCAAGCCGGAGCGGGCACGGCCAATGAGAGCGCCGCCAATGCCGGAGCAGCCTATATCTTCGTGCGCAGCGCCGGGGTGTGGACGCAGCAGGCGTATCTGAAGCCCGCCGCCGTCGGCACCACGCAGGCGGTGGACCAGTTCGGCCGCTCGGTGGCCGTGGTTGGCGACACAGTGGTCGTCGGAGCCTCCGGGGAGGACAGCAGCACTCTGGGGGTGCAAGCCGGAGCGGGCACGCCCAATGAGAGCGCGGGTAGTTCTGGAGCGGCCTACGTCTTTGTGCGTAGCGCCGGGGTGTGGACGCAGCAGGCGTATCTGAAGCCCGCCGCCGTCGGCACCACGCAGGTTAATGACAATTTCGGCAGCTCAGTTGCAGTCGCGGGCGACACGGTGGTGGTCGGTGCACCCACGGAGTACAGCAGCACGACGGGGGCGCAAGCCGGAGCGGGCACGCCCAATGAGAGCGCGAGCGCTGCCGGGGCGGCCTACGTCTTCGTGCGCAGCGCCGGGGTATGGACGCAGCAGGCCTATCTGAAGCCCGCCGCCGTCGGCACCACGCAGGCGGGGGACCAGTTCGGCACCTCGGTGGCCGTCGCAGGGGACACGGTGGTCGTCGGGGCCAACAGGGAGGACAGCAGCATAATGGGAGTGCAAGCCGGAGCGGGCACGCCCAATGAGAGCGCGAGCGCTGCCGGGGCGGCCTACGTCTTCGTGCGCAGCGCAGGGGTGTGGACGCAGCAGGCGTATCTGAAGCCCGCCGCCGTCGGTACCACTCAGGCGGATGACAATTTCGGCAGCGCGGTGGCCGTGGCGGGTGACACGGTGGTCGTCGGGGCCATCGAGGAGGACAGCAGCACGACAGGGGCGCAAGCCGGTGCCGGCACGCCCAATGACATCCTCGGCGCGATCAGCGACTCCGGCGCGGCCTATATTTTCACGGGCTTTGCCCCCATGCCAGAGATCGCCGTGGAACAGCCGTTAAACACGAATATCGCCGATGGTGGAAGCAAGTCCTTTGGCACGGTCGTCGTCGGGGCGAACACGAGCCTCACCTTCACGATCAAGAACGTCGGCACCACGAATCTTATCGGGCTAGCAATCACCAAAGATGGTGCGGACGCGAGTCAGTTCACAGTGACCTCTTTCCCAGCGGCTACCGTCAGTGGTCCGAGCGGTAGCACGACCTTCACGGTGAAGTTTGCCCCAACCAGTGCCGGGACGAAGACTGCGGCCCTTCACATCGCCAACAACGACAGCGATGAGAACCCTTTTGACATCACGCTCACGGGATCAGGCTATTACCCGGGCCTGCCTACGGCTGGGCTGTTGATCACCGGCCCGACGATCTGCGCGGCGGACTCATCCGTCCAGTTCCAAGCGTGGGCGCAATCTGGAGCATCAAGTGTGGATGTGACATCACTGGCGACCTGGAGTGCCACAGGTGCGGCGCTCAGTTACGACGGCCTAGGAAAAGTGGTGGTCTATGGCAATCGGCTGACAGCAGGTGCCTTTGTGCCGAACGGAGAAAAGATTCTGGTCACGGCCAGCTATACTGGGAGTAGCGGACGGATCACCTCTGCGCCGCATGAAGTGGTGACGGGCGACGGCAACACGCTGGGCGTGACTCTCGTCAATGTGAAGGGACTCTATCAGCGTCCAGAGGCAGGTGGCTATGTGTGGCGGGTTAACGCGAGTAGCTCTGTGGCGGCTGCAACGGGTGTGACCTACCAGTGGTATCTGGATGATGTGCTGCAAACTGGAAGTGCCAGCAGTTTTGACAAAGAGGTGCCTGGAAGGGGCGGAAGCGTGAAATTGAAGCTGGTGGTTACGGATTCACTCAACCGCACCGGGACGGTTACAAGGTTGGTAACGCTGCAAGTGCCAGCTCTCAATGAGCCGGGACAGAAGTATCCAGCCAGTCAGCCAGCGGGTGCAACCTTTGTGAACAGCCAGGGACAGCTTTTCCAGTTTGATGCCACTCGAATACCGCATGGTCTGATCGTCCTGACACATGGCCTGACAGACAATCCAAATGCGCCGTGGATACGCGAACTTGCCAATGCCATTGCTAGTCGTCTGCATGATGAAGGCAAGCCAGTGCCGAACATTGTCATTTTTGGTTGGGAGTATGGGGCGAATCCATTTCTCAAAGACCTTGGCTCAACAGACACGAGCTTAGTGGCTCAAGCACTCAAAACGAATGCTACAATACTCGCCGGATTACCTGGAGTGGGAGAGTTCATTTACAATCTGAAAGCCATCAAGCCTGATGCAAAAGGCTATGGCATCACTCTGGCAAACTGGGTGAAGGCTGAGTCCGCCCCTGGTGTTGACCACATTGATGTGACGAAACCCATCCACTTCATCGGGCATAGTGCCGGAGGTTTTGTCACTAGCGATGCTGCCAACTTGTTGAAACGGTGGAATGTGGCAACTGTCTCTCAGGTGACGATGTTGGACACACCGATCCCAGACAGAGCTGTTTTCACGAGCCTGATGAATCCGACTGTAATGGAGAGATATGTCAGCACTTTGGCAGGCGCGGCTGCGCCTGACCTCGGCGAGCTGCCTGCAATTTTGAGCAGCCGTCTTGCATTGCTCATCGACCCCAATGCGATCACTCAAACATCCAATTCACTGCCTCAGGGGACGTACTACCGGCGGTATGTTTTGTCGAACTTCTATTCCGATCCTATTGCGGGGGCGAATGTGTTTAGCGTGGCTGCTCACAACTACTCACGAGAGTGGTATATCAATTCGGCTTACGGAGTAACGGCGGAAGGCGGAGGCTTTGCTCTATCGCCCTTTATGACCGTGCAAGCCCCCGCACCAGCGAACCAGGCATTCGCGATGATGAGCGAGGCCGCTGATACTCCGCTAACATCAGCCGCTCTGGACGGGTTCAGCACCTTTGGTAGCGTCACGGGCAGTGGATCGCCCTATATCGTGACTGAGGACACCAATGCGGGCATCCAGCAGACGCTGACACTGCCAGTGGGCGCGGACGCCTTGCAATTCCGCTACCAGTTCACTACAGCGGGAGACGGCGACTTCATCGCTGTCTATTTTGGTGACAACCCTCCCTTGTTCATCGGCCCGGATGTCGTGGCAGCACGCACGGCACCACTGGAGGTGAATGTACCTTTGCAGGGATACGAAGGGCAAACCGGCACCCTCGTCATCAAGCTGGTGAGCCAGGGACTGACGAACGCCGTGGCGCAGATCGACCAGATCACGCTGAGCACGACTGACGATCCCGATCATGATGGCATGACAATCACGCAAGAACAGACGCTCGGCACGGATTTCCTGCTCTACGACACTGACAGCGACGGCATCGGCGACTGGGAAGAGGTGAACACGACGCTGACGAATCCGCTGCTGGCCGATTCGGATGCCGACGGTATGAGCGATGCCCAGGAAATCATCGCGGGCACTGGCGGCATGGATGCGGCGTCCGTCTTCCGCGCCACAGGCACAGCGCGGGATATCAACGGGGCGATGACGGTCACTTGGGCGGCGAAAGTCCGGAAGACCTACCGCGTACAGCGCTCCGACACGCCTGCCTTCATCAACTACACCGTGGTGGGAAGTAGCATTTCCGGCGTGGAACCGACGACAAGCTTCACCGACAGCACCGTGCCAGGCGACATTCCCCGAGCTTTTTACCGAGTGGAGGTGGAGTGA
- a CDS encoding transglycosylase domain-containing protein, giving the protein MKDTEPEIKVAQAYCCWSRVCRLFWLVPALLMLLGILLAGGLFLRSDIYSFRPRLPKIMKLVEEQRAGTPVIPPFLARCIEHEAGDDFHITRVLLGNFGLNETTSLRWRVRQILWRISLKWHLSVQDRQLLYFRYMADLEGHMGIQHLARKLYQKPLETLDERQLASLLIFSRSPMQFMRDRALLEKLTDEMVSELFHS; this is encoded by the coding sequence GTGAAAGACACTGAGCCAGAAATCAAAGTAGCTCAGGCTTACTGCTGCTGGAGTCGGGTTTGTCGTCTGTTCTGGCTGGTTCCCGCTTTGTTGATGCTGCTTGGAATTCTTTTGGCGGGAGGTTTGTTTCTGCGTTCGGACATCTACTCTTTCCGGCCTCGTTTGCCCAAGATCATGAAACTCGTCGAGGAGCAGCGGGCGGGAACGCCGGTCATTCCGCCCTTTTTGGCCCGTTGTATCGAGCATGAGGCTGGAGATGACTTTCACATCACTCGAGTGTTGCTGGGCAATTTTGGCCTGAATGAGACCACTTCACTGAGATGGCGTGTGAGACAGATTTTGTGGCGGATCTCATTGAAATGGCACCTCAGCGTCCAGGACCGGCAGTTGCTGTACTTTCGCTACATGGCCGACCTTGAAGGTCACATGGGAATCCAGCATTTGGCCCGCAAACTTTATCAAAAACCTCTCGAAACCCTGGATGAGCGCCAGCTTGCTTCTTTGCTGATCTTTTCGCGTTCGCCGATGCAGTTCATGCGTGATCGTGCGTTGCTGGAAAAGCTCACGGACGAAATGGTCAGCGAGCTTTTCCACTCATAA
- a CDS encoding DAK2 domain-containing protein, which translates to MLSEADRNLGDGDHGLGMQRGLTAAKEKISATGIKRIEKAFNTPCMAMMSSVVEPPSAIRYA; encoded by the coding sequence ATGCTCTCCGAAGCAGATCGCAATCTTGGTGATGGCGATCACGGCCTCGGCATGCAGCGTGGTCTGACAGCTGCCAAAGAAAAAATCTCCGCTACAGGTATCAAAAGAATCGAAAAAGCCTTTAACACACCCTGCATGGCAATGATGAGCAGCGTGGTGGAGCCGCCATCAGCTATAAGATATGCGTGA
- a CDS encoding sugar phosphate isomerase/epimerase yields MKYLAPLLALLGTALLLQAQAAKDAAGLQLYSLRSQFTLRGVPWTLDRVKEFGIREVELAGTYNLSPTDFRAQLDQRGLKAISSHFPYARYKNDLDAVVKDAQALGIQYAGCAWIDHKDAFDEAECRDAIAVFNRAGEALKKVGITFFYHFHGFEFEKHGDGTLFDLFMAETKPEFVSGQMDVLWIVFPGQDPVKLLEKHRSRWVLMHLKDLKKGIATGSLSGKTDVANDVTLGTGQMDWTAILAAARSVGVKHYFIEDESPTSEAQIPSSLTFLRANGFE; encoded by the coding sequence ATGAAATACCTCGCCCCGCTCCTCGCACTCCTCGGCACCGCCCTCCTCCTCCAAGCCCAAGCCGCCAAAGACGCCGCTGGACTCCAGCTCTACAGCCTGCGCAGCCAGTTCACCCTGCGTGGCGTGCCCTGGACACTCGATCGCGTCAAAGAATTCGGCATTCGCGAAGTCGAGCTCGCAGGCACCTACAATCTCAGTCCCACCGACTTCCGCGCCCAGCTCGATCAGCGCGGGCTAAAAGCCATCAGCAGCCACTTCCCCTACGCACGCTACAAAAACGATCTCGACGCCGTCGTGAAAGACGCCCAAGCGCTCGGCATCCAATACGCAGGCTGCGCCTGGATCGACCACAAAGACGCCTTTGATGAAGCCGAGTGCCGCGACGCCATCGCCGTCTTCAACCGGGCCGGAGAAGCCCTCAAAAAAGTTGGCATCACCTTCTTCTACCACTTCCACGGCTTCGAGTTTGAGAAACACGGCGACGGCACCCTCTTTGATCTCTTCATGGCCGAAACAAAACCCGAATTCGTCTCTGGTCAGATGGACGTGCTCTGGATCGTCTTCCCCGGCCAAGACCCTGTGAAGCTCCTGGAAAAACACCGTAGCCGCTGGGTGCTCATGCACCTCAAAGACCTCAAAAAAGGCATCGCCACCGGCTCCCTCAGTGGCAAAACCGATGTCGCCAACGACGTCACCCTCGGCACCGGCCAGATGGACTGGACCGCCATCCTCGCCGCCGCCCGCTCCGTCGGCGTGAAGCACTACTTCATCGAAGACGAATCCCCCACCTCCGAAGCCCAAATCCCCTCCAGCCTCACCTTCCTCCGCGCCAACGGCTTTGAGTGA
- a CDS encoding AMP-binding protein, with protein METHPLTLDDTLWQHAAPPPGYAGHAADECYFQTSGSEGQPKWVVHTRDTLRISARAVNAHLQVTAADHWLLTLPLHHVGGFSILVRAQESGSRVTQLTGKWDAHHLAAQKHITHTSLVPAQVYDLVAAQLPAPPALRAVLVGGGALSPDIEAAARRLGWPVLKTYGMTETASQVATQTLSGTEMAILPIWQLHTDSDSILTLRGPALAKGYLIEKSPHWHFQPISAENGLCTRDRVTLTPDGFLHFLSREAGTIKILGELVSLATIQAQIDSLRLHEHLHSSDAAVCDLPDPRRESRLVLAVSHMPPSAAAQLLTQLNQQLRPFEQITTAPQHLPAIPRSHLGKIRLEALRHALTHLSVSSPSPSP; from the coding sequence ATGGAAACGCATCCGCTAACGCTCGACGACACCCTCTGGCAGCACGCCGCGCCCCCACCCGGCTACGCAGGCCATGCAGCGGACGAATGCTACTTCCAGACCAGCGGCAGCGAAGGGCAGCCCAAATGGGTCGTGCACACCCGCGACACACTCCGCATCAGTGCCCGCGCGGTCAATGCACACCTCCAAGTCACCGCCGCGGATCACTGGCTCCTCACGCTGCCGCTGCATCACGTCGGCGGCTTCAGCATCCTCGTCCGTGCCCAGGAAAGCGGCTCCCGCGTCACCCAGCTCACTGGCAAATGGGATGCCCATCACCTCGCAGCACAAAAACACATCACCCACACCTCCCTCGTCCCCGCGCAGGTCTATGACCTCGTCGCAGCACAGCTCCCCGCACCACCAGCACTACGGGCCGTACTCGTCGGTGGCGGTGCTCTCAGCCCCGACATCGAAGCTGCCGCACGCCGCCTCGGATGGCCCGTGCTCAAAACCTACGGCATGACCGAAACCGCCTCCCAAGTCGCCACCCAGACACTCAGCGGCACCGAAATGGCCATCCTACCCATCTGGCAGCTCCACACCGACTCCGACTCCATTTTGACCCTACGCGGCCCCGCACTCGCCAAAGGCTACCTCATCGAAAAAAGCCCCCACTGGCACTTCCAGCCCATTTCAGCCGAAAACGGCCTCTGCACCCGAGACCGCGTCACACTCACTCCAGATGGGTTTTTGCACTTTTTGAGCCGCGAGGCCGGAACCATCAAAATCCTCGGCGAACTCGTCTCCCTAGCCACCATCCAGGCCCAAATCGACTCCCTACGGCTCCATGAGCACCTCCATAGCAGCGACGCCGCCGTCTGTGACCTCCCAGATCCACGCCGCGAGTCCCGTCTCGTCCTCGCCGTCTCCCACATGCCGCCCAGCGCCGCCGCCCAGCTCCTCACCCAGCTCAATCAGCAGCTCCGGCCCTTTGAGCAAATCACCACCGCCCCACAGCACCTCCCCGCAATCCCCCGCAGCCACCTCGGCAAAATCCGCCTCGAAGCCCTACGTCACGCCTTGACCCACCTCAGCGTCTCATCACCATCCCCATCGCCATGA